Proteins encoded in a region of the Rhodococcus sp. SBT000017 genome:
- a CDS encoding NucA/NucB deoxyribonuclease domain-containing protein — protein MTDPAEAEEIAQRLTQKHAEESGISARQSGPICFQTRFQSCKTYSTIVEQFIQPNFPNGPLEPIGNWVIDVTLQVRSPLQTQTKENVIQFYGDVSSTSPTTTIPGTYSFQLVVLDLANDSTTTYPAYVFPMVIGGTGYQQYEHYVTRNATNAFDKRTLQFIYIGDSPANDLDGTPVRTRTTGQQFRCDAAQSVNYGTGCVNPNEKPTVQYTQAAFPNISQTVKAGQAAFGFGIPGTGAPLTRGNSADNQANRDAACPRSSQQRLDLLGEKPLNMKDPSCDEYPFASTVQGGYGSTVRWVPLTENNKQGTLMVEFYRGNRVMPGDDYFVSAIG, from the coding sequence GTGACCGACCCTGCCGAAGCGGAGGAAATTGCACAAAGGCTGACACAGAAGCATGCCGAGGAGTCGGGTATATCTGCACGCCAATCCGGTCCTATATGTTTCCAAACACGTTTTCAGTCGTGCAAAACATATTCGACCATCGTCGAGCAATTCATTCAACCCAATTTCCCTAACGGCCCGTTGGAGCCGATCGGAAACTGGGTCATCGACGTCACTCTCCAGGTCCGTAGCCCTCTTCAGACACAGACCAAAGAAAACGTGATCCAATTCTACGGCGATGTCTCGTCGACTTCTCCAACAACCACCATTCCGGGTACGTACTCTTTCCAACTCGTTGTTCTCGATCTCGCCAACGACAGCACCACTACCTATCCCGCCTACGTTTTTCCGATGGTCATCGGAGGGACTGGGTACCAGCAGTACGAGCATTATGTGACGAGAAACGCGACAAACGCGTTCGACAAGCGAACGCTTCAATTCATATACATTGGAGACTCGCCGGCGAACGACTTGGATGGTACTCCCGTTCGCACGCGCACCACCGGCCAGCAATTCAGGTGTGATGCTGCTCAATCAGTCAACTACGGCACCGGCTGCGTCAACCCGAACGAGAAGCCGACTGTCCAGTACACCCAAGCAGCGTTCCCGAACATATCTCAGACAGTTAAGGCTGGCCAGGCTGCCTTTGGTTTCGGAATTCCTGGTACTGGCGCGCCGCTGACTCGTGGAAATTCTGCTGACAATCAGGCAAATCGGGACGCCGCATGCCCACGGTCGTCACAACAGCGGTTGGATCTACTCGGCGAGAAACCTCTCAACATGAAAGACCCATCCTGCGATGAATACCCTTTCGCATCGACCGTGCAGGGCGGCTACGGGTCGACCGTCCGATGGGTCCCTCTTACCGAGAACAATAAACAAGGCACCCTTATGGTCGAATTTTACCGCGGGAACAGAGTGATGCCCGGTGACGACTACTTCGTTTCGGCAATCGGCTGA